In Paenibacillus sp. FSL R7-0345, a single window of DNA contains:
- a CDS encoding alpha/beta hydrolase yields MKKTFKIVGIILLSILIIIALFFAGIFINNKLQLGREEKKIVPYGESVVIDGKKMNVQISGNGSKTIVLLPGYMTAAPVIDFKPLIDELEKKVRVIVVEPFGYGLSEDTDTERSVEHLTEELHKVLVMQGINKYTIMAHSISGVYSLDYIHKYPHEVEAFIGIDSSLPSQGGADDNNQGAIEWLSKSGLFRLLSNINADILNIPDVGAVLGEQYKYLSLKNIGSKATMNEGKAMPENFNKTAEIQYPKNLPVLYFLATESTEPDDNWLKIHKDMVKNSEKSAIEILEGGHYLHHTQAKQIAELTAAFLE; encoded by the coding sequence GATCATTTTACTATCGATACTAATCATTATTGCATTATTTTTTGCAGGAATTTTTATTAACAATAAGCTTCAACTGGGACGCGAAGAAAAAAAGATCGTTCCTTACGGTGAGTCCGTTGTTATAGACGGAAAAAAAATGAATGTTCAGATCTCCGGAAATGGCAGCAAAACCATCGTATTATTACCTGGCTATATGACAGCCGCACCCGTTATTGATTTCAAGCCTCTGATTGATGAGTTAGAAAAAAAGGTTCGCGTTATTGTGGTAGAACCGTTCGGTTATGGTTTAAGTGAGGATACAGACACGGAAAGATCCGTTGAACATTTAACAGAGGAACTACATAAGGTACTGGTTATGCAGGGAATTAACAAATACACGATTATGGCGCATTCCATTTCAGGGGTATACTCTCTTGACTATATTCACAAATACCCTCATGAAGTTGAAGCCTTTATAGGGATTGATAGCAGTCTTCCCTCTCAGGGAGGGGCTGATGATAATAATCAGGGGGCCATTGAATGGCTAAGTAAGTCTGGACTGTTCCGGTTACTCTCCAATATAAACGCTGATATACTGAACATTCCGGATGTGGGAGCTGTACTGGGCGAGCAGTATAAATATTTATCACTTAAAAATATAGGGTCAAAGGCAACCATGAATGAAGGCAAAGCAATGCCGGAGAATTTTAATAAAACCGCTGAGATCCAGTATCCCAAGAATCTGCCCGTGTTATACTTTTTGGCTACTGAAAGTACAGAGCCTGATGATAACTGGTTGAAGATTCATAAGGATATGGTTAAGAATAGTGAAAAATCCGCTATTGAAATCCTAGAGGGAGGGCACTATCTACACCATACTCAAGCAAAGCAAATAGCTGAACTTACTGCTGCTTTTTTAGAGTGA